From a single Azospirillaceae bacterium genomic region:
- a CDS encoding PAS domain-containing methyl-accepting chemotaxis protein — protein sequence MKAKLAALDKSQAVIEFALDGTILTANSNFLKTMGYTLAEVQGRPHSMFVEPGYKDSADYRQFWDKLRRGQFQLAQFKRLAKGGREVWIEASYNPIFDGDGKPFKVVKYATDVTAQQLEYADLKGQMAAIRKSQAVIEFDMDGTVLRANENFLKAMGYTLAEIEGKNHSMFVETAYKNSPDYRQFWDKLRQGEFQAAQFKRLGKGGREVWIEASYNPILDMNGRPFKVVKYATDISRQVQMLTDLKNLIDTNFGEIDDAMDRSTRQSGDAAQAAGETSGAVQMMATSAEQLALSIREISESMTKSRMAADGAADLATQADASTQRLAEVAKSMEGVVDVIQAIAGQINLLALNATIEAARAGEAGRGFAVVATEVKNLASQAAAATQRISNEIEGMQAVSDDVVGALGAIRQSIGTVQEYVTTTAGAVEEQSAVTRDMSLSMQRTAAAVETVTQNLDDIGVAIGDVGAAVTKTKEAARVLVR from the coding sequence ATGAAGGCGAAGCTGGCCGCCTTGGACAAGTCGCAGGCGGTCATCGAATTCGCGCTGGACGGCACCATCCTGACCGCCAATTCCAATTTCCTGAAGACGATGGGCTACACCCTGGCCGAAGTCCAGGGCCGCCCCCACAGCATGTTCGTCGAACCCGGCTACAAGGACAGCGCGGACTACCGCCAGTTCTGGGATAAGCTGCGCCGCGGCCAGTTCCAGCTGGCGCAGTTCAAGCGCCTGGCCAAGGGCGGCCGCGAGGTGTGGATCGAGGCGTCGTACAACCCCATCTTCGATGGCGACGGCAAGCCGTTCAAGGTGGTGAAGTACGCGACTGACGTGACGGCGCAGCAGCTGGAATACGCCGATCTCAAGGGCCAGATGGCCGCCATCCGCAAGTCGCAGGCGGTGATCGAGTTCGACATGGACGGCACGGTCCTGCGCGCCAACGAGAACTTCCTGAAGGCCATGGGCTATACGCTGGCGGAGATCGAGGGCAAGAACCACAGCATGTTTGTGGAGACGGCCTACAAGAATAGCCCCGATTACCGCCAGTTCTGGGACAAGCTGCGCCAGGGGGAATTCCAGGCCGCACAGTTCAAGCGCCTGGGCAAGGGTGGCCGCGAAGTGTGGATCGAGGCGTCGTACAACCCCATCCTCGATATGAACGGCCGGCCGTTCAAGGTGGTGAAGTACGCCACCGACATTTCCCGCCAGGTCCAGATGCTGACCGACCTGAAGAACCTGATCGACACCAATTTCGGTGAGATCGACGACGCTATGGACCGCTCCACCCGCCAGTCGGGCGACGCGGCCCAGGCCGCCGGCGAAACCTCGGGTGCCGTGCAGATGATGGCCACCAGCGCCGAACAGCTGGCCCTGTCCATCCGCGAAATCTCCGAAAGCATGACCAAGTCGCGCATGGCCGCCGACGGGGCGGCCGATCTGGCGACGCAGGCGGATGCCTCCACCCAGCGCCTGGCCGAAGTGGCGAAGTCGATGGAAGGCGTGGTCGACGTCATCCAGGCCATCGCCGGGCAGATCAACCTGCTGGCCCTGAACGCCACCATCGAGGCCGCCCGCGCCGGTGAGGCCGGCCGCGGCTTCGCCGTGGTGGCGACGGAGGTCAAGAACCTGGCCAGCCAGGCCGCCGCCGCCACCCAGCGCATCTCCAATGAGATCGAGGGCATGCAGGCGGTGTCCGACGATGTGGTCGGCGCCCTGGGCGCCATCCGCCAGTCCATCGGCACGGTGCAGGAATACGTGACCACCACCGCCGGCGCGGTGGAGGAGCAGAGCGCCGTCACCCGCGACATGTCGCTCAGCATGCAGCGCACCGCCGCCGCCGTGGAAACCGTCACCCAGAACCTGGACGACATCGGTGTCGCCATCGGCGACGTCGGTGCCGCCGTGACCAAGACCAAGGAAGCCGCCCGCGTCCTGGTGCGCTGA
- a CDS encoding substrate-binding domain-containing protein — MSRFHTALIAGTLAILTGGTAVAAPAEAVPAPSTTSYLQPDGAITLIGNDGMDSLLGKLNALYAQAHPGARFTMTLKGSSTALPALTAGVTLLAPMAREAWRAEAAGFKQVYGYEATPIRIGYSGYGPRPPAKTPPAIYVNGHNPLAGVSVAQLAQVFASGAPDGDVHLWSQLGVDGDWAGRRIHVYGLRDNGGFATAFRAAHFKGLPFTATYEPLESYAAVIKAVAADPYGIGLAGWVNAAAVSGDVRILPVAEKAGGAYATPAYDDVRQGHYPLSAPVVLYVNHAPGQPLDPVAKEYVALALSSAGQAALATESAGEEGYVPLSPTDLAAELAKLNAL, encoded by the coding sequence ATGTCCCGTTTCCACACCGCCCTGATCGCCGGCACGCTGGCGATCCTGACCGGCGGCACCGCCGTCGCGGCCCCCGCCGAGGCCGTGCCCGCCCCCTCCACCACCAGCTATCTCCAGCCCGACGGCGCCATCACCCTGATCGGCAACGACGGCATGGACAGCCTGCTGGGCAAGCTGAACGCGCTTTACGCCCAGGCCCATCCCGGCGCCCGCTTCACCATGACGCTGAAAGGCTCATCCACCGCCCTGCCGGCGCTGACCGCCGGGGTCACCCTGCTGGCCCCCATGGCGCGGGAGGCATGGCGGGCGGAGGCCGCGGGCTTCAAACAGGTCTATGGTTATGAGGCCACGCCCATCCGCATCGGCTATTCCGGTTACGGGCCCCGCCCGCCCGCCAAGACGCCGCCCGCCATCTATGTCAACGGCCACAACCCGCTGGCGGGGGTGAGCGTGGCGCAACTGGCCCAGGTGTTCGCCAGCGGCGCGCCGGACGGCGACGTCCATCTGTGGTCACAGCTGGGCGTGGACGGCGACTGGGCCGGGCGGCGCATCCATGTCTACGGCCTGCGTGACAACGGCGGCTTCGCCACCGCCTTCCGGGCCGCCCACTTCAAGGGCCTGCCCTTCACCGCCACCTATGAGCCGCTGGAAAGCTACGCCGCCGTCATCAAGGCGGTGGCGGCCGACCCCTACGGCATCGGCCTGGCGGGCTGGGTGAACGCCGCCGCCGTCTCCGGCGACGTGCGCATCCTGCCCGTGGCCGAAAAGGCCGGCGGCGCTTACGCCACGCCCGCGTATGACGACGTGCGCCAGGGCCACTATCCCCTGTCGGCACCCGTCGTGCTGTACGTCAACCATGCGCCGGGCCAGCCGCTGGACCCTGTCGCGAAAGAATACGTGGCCCTGGCGCTGTCCAGCGCGGGCCAGGCGGCATTGGCGACGGAAAGCGCCGGCGAGGAGGGTTACGTGCCGCTGAGCCCGACGGACCTGGCCGCCGAACTGGCCAAGCTGAACGCCCTGTAA